From the genome of Nicotiana tabacum cultivar K326 chromosome 17, ASM71507v2, whole genome shotgun sequence:
catgtggtctgaaagcagtgacgagctcaaacAATACAGTAAAGATACAGAGTTTAATAATacagaaaagtaggcatgcttctATATTCAGCAATTAAGTTTAGTACAAATAAAATTTGTCAAGTGTGACTGATAAGAAGAGTATGACGTCTTTATAGCTACGTTCCAATGTGAATATCGTATCTGATGAAACACTGTGAAATCCCcaagtactcacactcttagagcaCTCAATCTGCCCGTCTTAATTCTCGCTCGTCACGCTCAGTCACTGAGCACTGTACGAtacctgttgcgacgtgcaacctgatccacatatagccataaggcctaTTACGGctcgcaacccgatccacatatatatagccataaggcttgttgcggcgtgcaacccgatccacatatatatagccataaggcttgttgcagcgtgcaacccgatccacatatatatagccataaggcttgttgtggcacacacacacacacacacacacacacacacacacacacagcaaGGCACtaaggccccaactcagtcaccaatctctccagtctctcgggctcaaaaCGCTCATACTAAGCAGCTCTAATCAATGATACaagatgtgacaatatacgataccagagactgagatatgacacATAATGATGAATCTAATTGAGTATACAACAGCAAttaaacaaataactcaacagcaaagaacggccattgtgggtcccaatagtaccagcatatagcctaaacatgatttctagcatgaatcacagctcaagtactctaacacatagagtacaacaAAAATGTTCAGATAAAATAGCTACGCGGTTCTagggaatcgactaaatcacaatttctacggtgcacgcccacacgctcgtcacctagcatgcgcgtcacctcaacatcaatcacatagcatgtaattcagggtttcataccctcagaaccaagcttAGAAGTGCTACTTACCTCAAATtgtgcaaaactctactccaacaagcccttgcctcgcgaaacgacctctgaatgcctcgaatctagccacaatcagttcGATATAATCAACATgagctaaaagaatcaattccataagaaaatactaagttcttaatcaaaattcaaaaagtcaactcaaaggtaggccccgagcccacatctccaaatccaataaaagtcacaaaatccggaagcccattcaaccacgagtccaaccatactcaatttaccaaaatccaacaccaaatcgtCACTTAAATCcctaaattaaactctccaaatccctagcctcaacctccaaaattacacctcaaaaatacacaaactaggtgggaaattcaatggggaaacataattattgaataaaaataaccACAAGTgtcttacctcaagaatccctttgAAATCCCTTTCATGCATCGCCTAAGccgagcttgaaatgtccaaaaatgatgaaaatcacGGAACTCTCGATTTTAATACAATGTGCGGCCTTTTCGCTTCTTTGGATCACTTAACCACAGGCcctctttcgcttctgcgacactTCCTCCGCATATGCGctctcgcaggtgcgaaaatttcATCGCACTTGCGCACAGACCCCCAGCTGGCCAACTCCGCTTCTGTGCCAAACACGCTGCATCTGTGACCATGCAGGTGCGAAAATCCCCTTGCACCTGTGATCACTGCACTCCCCTTCCCAGGCCGCTTCTGCGCTCCCCTACGAGCTCGCACTTGCGAATCAAAATTtcacaggtgcgattgcaccagagcTGGTGCTTCAGCAatctttcaaatcccaaattcgaTTCATTAAGCATCTAAAACCAACCCGAGgcccagggacctcaaccaactataccaacaagtcttaaaacacgatacgaatttagtcgagccttcaaatcacatcaaacaatactaaaatcacgaatcgcgcatctattcaagcctaatgaacttttgaacttctaacttccacattcgatgtcgaaacatatcaaatcgcgtccgattgaccttaaattttgcacacataacaccacggacctactccaactcccggaaccccaatccgagcccggtaaccataaagtccactctcggtcaaacttctaaacttttaattttcgccatttcaagcctaattcaactacggacctccaaatcactatccggacctaagtccaaaatcacccaacggagctaacggaaccatcgaaactccaaTTCGGAGCCATTTCCACACAAGCCAACATTCGGTCAATATTTTCAACATATGCTTCCAatcttgagactaagtatctcaactcattccgaaaccTCTCCGGACCCTAACCAGCtacctcggcaagtcacatagcaaCTATTAAGCATAAAACGAACATTAAATAGAAAAACAAgactataactctcaaaacgaccgaccgaaTTGTTACGTATAACTCGACTTCAACATTTCCCTACAAAGACAGGGGACAATGTTTTGAAACCGACAAAAAGAAAAGGTAGATATTTAACTTTAAGTCATGATGTTGTTTAAAACTTAGTGATTACTATTGCCTTTGGTCTAGGTTCCGTATCTCCGTAACATATTTGTCAAAATAAATAAAACCAGTGTCAGACAATTTGCCAACGAATAGTCAGACAAGACTTCAGCTAAGGACTTATTATATcacaaaattttaagcgatctaAGTGAATAAATATGTCATTTAGCAAAATTTATGAGCTTATAATAATAATTTAGTGCAAACTTGGGAGATTCTATCGTATAATATATGCTTGTAATCTAAGATCACAGTATCGGATCTTACTGGTGTCCAGCTAATGTTTTTTTTCTAAGACTAGTATTCCAAGGAAACTCTTTTTCCAAAACTCTAGTACACTGTGAAGTTAGGCTGGCAATGCGACCTTCTTAGCTACTTCCCATTTCTTGCCAGCATCATCACTGGGACAAGTAGGTATGTTCCCGCCGTTGCCATATTGAGTAGAGTTTAAGTTTTAGTTACTCAAAAAAAAGATTTACACAACCAAAGTACTAATTTATAAGTGGCGAGTACAGGGGTGAACTACTCATTCAGTGTTTTGACTAGTGTTTAGACTTAAGGCTTCAAGCAAACTATATAGGACTGTTTTCTATATATACGTGCacttatatatttaaaatttttgtGATAACGGGTTCTAGTGACCCCTCTTTTCCAAGAACAAATCCGCCTCTGATGTTATTTTTACGTAAGTCTTTTAACTAATACAGTAGCATAGTAAGTAAATCATCTCCGAGCATAATTATTGCAGTTATTTACaatctaataaaaataataaataacttacTATTGCTATAGTCTATAGCTAGTTAAACTAATATAGTAGCATAATACTTTTACATTGTCCGTGTATTGTTTTAAATCCTATACGGCTATACCCCAAGAAAGAATACGGTGGGGTGCTTTCTTTACTTGTGCTATAAATTCATGATACATCACTCTTCTTTTTGCTTCACTTCCAAGCTCAGTTAATCCGAGCTCTCAGTTTTCTCCTTCGTTCTTTGTTACTGAAAAATGGTATTCCAAAAAGCATTTGCTGCTTTGCTAATTGCCTCCTTTATGCTTCTCCATTTCACTAATGCCCTTCAAAAGGTTCTTCAATTTTAAATCTCAAATAGCAAAATCATGTTGTTAACTCTTTCATCTTGAAATAACATTGGATTTTGTAATGTTTTGGCGCAGGTTGACTACAGCAAGCCACCAGCACCAGCCCCTCAAGTTTCACAGCCACTAAGTAATCTGACATTTACATTTTCCCCCCACAACAAATTAAGAAATAATTACTCCTACTAAGGAGTATAATGTTTTTTTTTATGTATCTAGTGTCTATAGTTTTTTTAATTTCTCATGTgattcctcttttctttttgttgggGTACTGGTTAAACAGATTGCACCGGAGCCTGTGAATATAGGTGCAGCGAATCGTCTCGGCCAAATCTATGCAACAGAGCTTGTGGAAGCTGCTGCCATAGATGTCATTGCGTACCACCAGGGACTTCTGGCAATTATGAAGCTTGTCCTTGCTATTTCAACCTTACTACTCATAACAACACTCGCAAATGTCCTTAAAATTTATCAGCTTAATTATAATGTTCTTCTACTTTGTCCTCAAAAAGGGACTCCATTTTCAAAAGCAAGTGTAGCTTTAAGCTTATTAGATGGTTTTATGTCCAAATAAACAAGCCAGCTGTTCATTTGAAATTCAATTCATTTGTTCTCTCTGTGTACGAGGTTTGTAATGCAAATTTGATTTTCTATTTCTATTGACTAGTTGTTCCACCTGTTGTGCATAGTATGGATCATTCGTTGAGAGATTCCTTTGTTTTTGAATTATCTTGGCTGATATTATTAGAAGTAAAACAATAATACATAGAGGGAATTAGGTTTGAACATTCCTAGATCTAGTTTATTAATTCTACATGTGAGATGTGATTAGGATAGAGCCTCGATAATGTAAATTCTGGAAAAAGGAGCACACAACTTTCATTCTTTTTGCTATTGAAAATAACACTTCTTATTCCCAATTTATATAGCACCGTTTAATTAGCCAGGAAGTTTATAAGGAACTTGGTTAGATAGCATAGAATTCTTCTTAATTTGTCAACTAAATTAATATGGTGTTAAAATAAAGATACTGACGCACATATCTGCCAAATGAGTCATATTTAATTGAGAACTGATCTCTAATCAGTATTGAATAACTTTTTCAACGTATGTTTTCATAAACATCCACGTGGGATGCTATCTTCTTCGTTACTCAAAAACAAACAAGGCCGATCGTCATGATTGACTTTGAATGGACCTCTAATTGATGTTAATAATGTGTTTGAGGTGCCACTGTTTTGATCCTCTCTTATGATTTCCATTTTGATAAATCAGTATTCTCAATATTAGTGGGAGAAAATAAGTAATTGCAAAAAGAAATAGATTTGAATGAATTATCACTATCTCATTTATAACCTCGAATAAATCAATGTGAACACGAggttcaaaaaataatttatttgcaAAATATTACAAATCAACTGTCAGATGCATTCACTAACCTatcaagggtgactaagtcacatattccagctgctaatgcttcTATTCGAATTGATGTCCCGATTGGACAATCTATAAATACAAATGAGTCTAAGCGCCTTTATAAAATCCTAGAAAGCGAAAAGGAGCAAATGATCTAGGAGATCATAATATGGAGGCAATTGATTTGCACTCCAACTAGTATGAGTCCGGAACCTAAATGTGGTCTTTTTAGACTCAAATAACCGAAATGAGTGGAAAAAAAAATAATGTGACCAAACTATATATAGCACCCTTTTAAAGGGCGTTATACATGAAGTTGATTAGACTAGCAGGTATAGCGCCTTTATAAACAGCGTTATACATATTTCGACCCCCCCGGATTGGGCATTggcttatttaaaggcgttaagGATTTTGCAAAAATTCATTCAGAAATATTCTCAACTCCTAttaaatttttcttcttgttaaattctcaagcattttgtcataatgtctgaagagcgaaaagtaagggtttcattatattgagGAGTGAGGTTGTAGTGGCGAATAACTCAgtgagctatagtttatctccataGCGTCAtattaagttgccacttacaatggagtacgatagactTGTATCGTTGTTGTGTAacaaaatgagtgtgagcaaacgttcggtgaaccttaaagtaacaggaagatatccgtattttgTCACTCCGCAAGGGATTGCTTCTTATGTTGAGTTTAACATCCaggatgatgaaactttgagtgataTTTTGAGGACTACGGATGAATACCGGAAATTTCTTTTGATAAAAATGTTAGAAATGTACGTGAAggttgaagacgttcgcaataatgaggtggCGCAAAGCAGGGATAAccctcagtcatcgggtggttattctggagtaGGTTTTGCCGAACAGgttccggctgaaagagtttggcctgatttaaacttatctccacgAGCGAATGAGGAGcgaaaaaataatttctctcctactttacataattcacaagacgagtgataaacttcaattttcctttgtgttacgatatttatttttgttgtaatgaatttgtattaacactcatatattccacagtgGGTACCgacaagatatgaattttacaagttatgaacccacgcctagttggaatatgcgtagttctggtgtgttggatcatggtggtccatccgggagtcatcaccaacaggataatgtccatcatgggatgtcaacacattacgacttgtaagtgaagtgatatagcttaTATGTAAAGTGTTTGACAATTTGAGTAgctcattattttgttgtttgtgcagtgaaaacgagcaagttaaACCTCCTGCCCtgactcaattgcccgaagatgaCATATTTAatcaggatctggcagatgcacagagtcaggaagagaacagtgattatgataacaatgccgatgagtcCGGAggtgacacacccttccctgatgagggtggtGATGAGGAGAAAGAGAATTTTGGACCTGATTTGATGAGGGAACATAATCCACCCCCCATTAGActaagagtgtacgagtcccaagtgccgtttcattcaagggagattccctaccttgatcatttgccaagtatgccggatgcggatgccctcacaagggatactgacgaaattcggacagcaatgtgggatgagtctaggcCAACGGTGCTGGCAAATGGCATGCTTTTTCTGATAAAATGCGCCTAAGCAGGGCGGCGAAAATGTacagcgtaaaagagtgtcgtgagatgacggtatgaGAGTCAACtccggatgtatacaaggttgtttgtcgTAGATGGTTTACGAGTTgtcattggatgttgcgtgcgagcaagaagaaaacaggtatgtgttagttttattattttacatattggttttataattttatatgtttgtttgtaaattaaataattaatttttataattatataagatttaattattaaatattcacatatgggtttcaggctcgatatttgaggcccagtagcaccaagatatccagaaaaatattgttgttttctcatttattttcttaCTATCGTTGACTAGAATTGAACAGAGTTTGTATTTGATCTATCAACtattttgacatatttttgaGTATAAGAGAtatttaaatgattaatttcaataactacagggatactacgctaaaaggcactATATTTTACTATGCTAAAGGGGCACTATATcactagtctttaagcaaataaataatctaaatgagataaaaataaaaaatatatttaatcacaaaacattcacgaaaatacatatataaCAGTAAAAAGTAACTTATCAAcattttttggaacaaataataatgatatctcaatttttacatattttttagcacactaatatcttagtccggataaaaataacatatcagtttaatcgcaaaaaaaatacaaaacaacatagaacacatttaaaataattaatatgcattttttatacgagtttcaacaaaaactaaatcggaatacctctgatttatgttttttggaaagttgaagatttgaatCCGAAACGAGCAACCCACAACGAGAGAAGGCTTAGCTAGGATGTGGGATCAATAATCTTTACTTTTTGTGGGACGGGTGGGGTCCACTCGAGTGTTTTTGGGTCGTTAATTTAGGGGGGACCGCTGGTTTGATTAAAATGGGGGTTGGTGGGGGTTGTTTTGGTTCTGTAACGGGGGAAAGGGAAGGGACGGATATTTGAAGGGGTATAGCGTTGTTTATTAAGGCGTTATACATATAGCGCCTTAATAAACTGCACTATACATGGCAGTCTA
Proteins encoded in this window:
- the LOC107801591 gene encoding snakin-2-like translates to MVFQKAFAALLIASFMLLHFTNALQKVDYSKPPAPAPQVSQPLNCTGACEYRCSESSRPNLCNRACGSCCHRCHCVPPGTSGNYEACPCYFNLTTHNNTRKCP